In Pelmatolapia mariae isolate MD_Pm_ZW linkage group LG8, Pm_UMD_F_2, whole genome shotgun sequence, one genomic interval encodes:
- the si:zfos-911d5.4 gene encoding uncharacterized protein si:zfos-911d5.4, with translation MFQLGSLLSQLHLTSKASEAAHGQIPKQTPTVPDFLQSVMKLTGLKKEYVFCNLRIPDQLQTTKDDINLVILSGHGIFCIDVKPWRGTVSAHNQNWHVQVKEEDQNFTNTCIEQTEDPLKAIMTKTANLCSHLKRSGVSVRQSLFFPRIIFLSPDCELDKELRKKRELVSHSQIEDFLKSFKEGYIAWISDALTPSWISGHLSYRQMESVREVLRRVGTWDLLRLHCGEQLKGDFQSCPYIALNRQETDTLEFSSVKTLSADSLWALLGHAPQVTVKMYKRGSNSWLGKSLNATTTIPSNTSVIFRISGEESDAKIPANAIHSITLSI, from the exons ATGTTTCAGCTTGGAAGTCTGCTGAGCCAGCTCCATCTCACCTCCAAAGCTTCAGAAGCTGCCCATGGCCAAATCCCAAAGCAGACACCGACAGTACCTGACTTTTTACAAAGCGTGAT GAAACTCACCGGGCTGAAAAAGGAATATGTTTTCTGTAATCTGCGTATCCCCGACCAGCTTCAGACAACCAAAGATGACATCAACCTTGTTATTCTTTCAG GTCATGGGATCTTCTGCATAGATGTTAAACCCTGGAGAGGCACAGTGTCTGCTCACAACCAAAACTGGCATGTGCAAGTGAAAGAAGAGGACCAGAACTTTACCAATACCTGCATTGAGCAGACTGAAGATCCACTCAAAGCtatcatg ACTAAAACAGCAAACTTATGCAGCCATTTGAAGAGGAGTGGAGTGTCTGTGCGCCAAAGTCTCTTCTTCCCCAGAATCATCTTCCTCTCACCAGATTGTGAACTGGATAAGGagctgaggaagaagagggagCTGGTCTCCCACAGCCAAATAGAGGACTTCCTCAAATCTTTCAAGGAGGGCTATATTGCCTGGATATCAGATGCGCTGACGCCCTCCTGGATCTCTG GTCATCTGTCGTACAGGCAGATGGAATCAGTGCGAGAGGTCCTGAGGAGGGTGGGAACGTGGGATTTGTTGCGGCTGCACTGTGGCGAGCAGCTAAAAGGAGACTTCCAGAGCTGCCCGTATATCGCTCTCAACCGCCAGGAGACGGACACCCTTGAGTTTTCCAGTGTCAAGACCCTTTCTGCTGACTCGCTTTGGGCCCTGCTGGGACACGCTCCTCAG GTAACCGTTAAAATGTATAAGCGTGGATCTAACAGCTGGCTGGGGAAATCCCTGAatgccaccaccaccatcccCTCCAACACCTCTGTGATCTTCAGGATCAGCGGCGAAGAATCAGATGCTAAAATCCCAGCAAACGCCATTCACAGCATCACGCTCAGCATATGA
- the LOC134633104 gene encoding G-protein coupled receptor 26-like: MDTAEVILSVLVVVIIIVSLLSNVLVLICFLYNPEIRKQVPGLFNLNLTFCNLLLTVSNMPLTLVGLVSKAQPGGDSFCQIVGFLETFLSTNSMLSMAALSIDRWIAVVFPLRYHSKMRHKDAAFVLGYTWAHSMFFSTVAACLSWVGYHRLYASCTLSNPRASSRTQFVVFTIFFHSFTFLLSFIVLCVTYLKVLKVARFHCKRIDVITMQTLVLLVDIHPSVRQRCLEEQKRRRQRATRKISTFIGTFMLCFAPYVITRIVELFPAVPINPHWGIVSKCLAYSKAACDPFVYSLLRHQYKKTCTDIINKLLKRSSLNASGHRHESQVNSIPTVE; the protein is encoded by the exons ATGGACACTGCGGAGGTAATTCTCTCGGTGCTGGTGGTTGTGATTATTATAGTGTCGCTGCTGTCCAACGTCCTGGTGCTGATTTGCTTTTTGTATAACCCGGAGATCCGCAAGCAAGTCCCCGGTCTGTTCAACCTCAACCTCACCTTCTGCAACTTGTTGCTGACCGTCTCCAACATGCCGCTCACTTTGGTAGGACTTGTCAGTAAAGCTCAGCCGGGGGGAGATAGCTTCTGCCAGATCGTGGGCTTCTTGGAGACTTTCCTGTCCACGAACTCGATGCTGAGCATGGCAGCTCTGAGCATCGACAGGTGGATCGCGGTAGTGTTCCCCCTGAGGTACCACTCCAAAATGCGCCACAAAGACGCGGCTTTTGTGCTCGGGTACACGTGGGCGCACTCCATGTTCTTCTCCACGGTGGCCGCCTGTCTCTCCTGGGTTGGATACCACCGGCTTTACGCATCCTGCACCCTGTCCAACCCCAGAGCGAGCAGTCGGACACAGTTTGTCGTCTTCACCATCTTTTTCCACTCTTTCACCTTTCTTCTGTCTTTCATAGTATTATGTGTCACATACCTCAAAGTACTTAAAGTAGCAAGGTTTCACTGTAAGAGGATCGACGTTATTACAATGCAAACTTTGGTGCTTCTAGTGGATATACATCCCAG TGTTCGTCAGCGTTGTCTGGAGGAGCAGAAGAGGCGACGACAGAGAGCAACGAGGAAGATCAGCACCTTTATCGGCACCTTCATGCTCTGCTTCGCTCCCTATGTGATCACGAG GATCGTGGAGTTATTTCCAGCGGTGCCTATCAACCCTCACTGGGGAATTGTCTCCAAGTGCTTAGCTTACAGCAAGGCAGCTTGCGACCCATTTGTGTACTCCCTCCTCCGACACCAGTACAAGAAGACATGCACTGACATCATCAACAAGCTGCTGAAGCGCAGCTCCTTGAACGCGTCCGGACACCGGCACGAGAGCCAGGTGAACAGCATACCCACCGTGGAGTGA